From the bacterium genome, one window contains:
- a CDS encoding outer membrane protein transport protein has translation MKNTPIVCFCSIIILTASSLFSQAFKNPPEGASALSQAGAFIAQCDDASAVTHNPAGLIQIEGQQFIIGSAILYPVTECKTTTYDGDMKESITYLPYLFFSTDIGNNSPLRFGLGITFPYGQSTEWSKSAVRNWMYSVPYYSSMYTMNISPVVAYRITPSLSAGAGLNIYNSKLNMKYLIPVMPPVPPLELNGKLDVEGTATGWTAGL, from the coding sequence ATGAAAAATACACCTATTGTTTGTTTCTGCAGTATTATAATTCTTACTGCTTCTTCTCTATTTTCACAGGCATTCAAAAATCCACCTGAAGGGGCATCTGCACTTTCACAGGCAGGTGCTTTTATTGCACAGTGTGATGATGCTTCCGCAGTTACACATAATCCTGCAGGACTCATTCAGATAGAAGGACAACAATTCATAATCGGGAGTGCTATACTCTATCCTGTAACTGAATGTAAAACAACTACCTATGATGGAGATATGAAAGAATCTATTACCTATCTACCCTATCTATTTTTTTCAACTGACATCGGAAATAATAGTCCATTACGATTCGGATTAGGTATAACATTCCCTTATGGACAGAGTACTGAATGGAGTAAGTCCGCTGTAAGAAACTGGATGTATTCAGTCCCTTATTACTCATCAATGTATACAATGAATATATCTCCTGTAGTTGCATACAGAATTACTCCTTCCTTATCTGCAGGTGCCGGACTCAATATATATAACAGCAAACTGAATATGAAATACCTTATCCCTGTAATGCCGCCTGTACCGCCACTGGAACTTAATGGAAAGTTAGATGTGGAGGGGACTGCCACCGGCTGGACTGCGGGACTTT